One part of the Halostagnicola larsenii XH-48 genome encodes these proteins:
- a CDS encoding universal stress protein — translation MADRILVPVDGSDRSDETLEYAMETFPDAEITALHVVEVGQGDIGTFSAMTGDVPGDEAELERSEGILEAARERGEEHGVEIETERGRGRPDRLIVRRAEDGNYDLIVIGSHGRDGLARVLLGSVAEKVTRRSPVPVLVAR, via the coding sequence ATGGCCGACCGAATTCTGGTTCCAGTCGATGGATCGGACCGATCAGACGAGACGCTCGAGTACGCGATGGAGACGTTTCCCGACGCAGAGATCACGGCGCTGCACGTCGTCGAAGTGGGACAGGGCGACATCGGCACGTTCTCCGCGATGACGGGGGACGTTCCCGGCGACGAGGCCGAACTGGAACGCTCCGAGGGGATCCTCGAGGCCGCTCGCGAGCGCGGCGAGGAACACGGCGTCGAGATCGAGACCGAACGCGGACGCGGACGCCCCGACCGCCTGATCGTCAGACGGGCCGAGGACGGTAACTACGACCTGATCGTCATCGGCAGTCACGGTCGAGACGGCCTCGCGCGGGTGCTTCTCGGAAGCGTCGCGGAGAAAGTCACGCGGCGGTCGCCGGTGCCGGTGTTGGTCGCTCGATAG